The following are encoded together in the Actinoplanes sp. N902-109 genome:
- a CDS encoding nitroreductase family protein — protein sequence MRDRLSPAGFDRRHTVSPEQMASLIEAARWAPSAGNSQPWSFLVAMRGDPAHERLVRHLARSSARWAPDAGALVVNLAHRYVAGTDWEYSEFALYDLGQAVAHLTVQAAALGLHVRQFRAFDLDGIVEDFAIPDHWQVISMAAVGHAGSPPAAGPARERRPDIRWRLDR from the coding sequence TTGCGCGACAGGCTCAGCCCGGCCGGCTTCGACCGGCGGCACACCGTGTCGCCGGAGCAGATGGCGTCGCTGATCGAGGCGGCCCGCTGGGCGCCCTCCGCCGGCAACTCGCAACCCTGGAGCTTCCTGGTCGCCATGCGCGGCGACCCCGCCCACGAACGCCTCGTCCGCCATCTCGCCCGCAGCTCAGCCCGCTGGGCCCCGGACGCCGGCGCGCTGGTCGTCAACCTCGCCCATCGCTACGTCGCCGGGACCGACTGGGAATACTCCGAGTTCGCCCTGTACGACCTCGGTCAGGCGGTCGCGCACCTCACCGTGCAGGCCGCGGCGCTGGGCCTGCACGTGCGCCAGTTCCGGGCCTTCGATCTCGACGGCATCGTCGAGGACTTCGCGATCCCGGACCACTGGCAGGTCATCTCGATGGCCGCCGTCGGCCACGCCGGCTCCCCACCCGCCGCCGGCCCGGCCCGCGAACGCCGCCCCGACATCCGCTGGCGCCTCGACCGCTGA
- a CDS encoding GNAT family N-acetyltransferase yields MTGDFSIKPTISGDLVVLRPFQAGDYPAIVTALQDPEVLRLTGSSPFTWDETGHARLREWYATRNDQTDRLDLAITDRATGQWVGEVVLHKVDKPNANCTFRMLIGPSGRDRGLGTESVRLLVRYAFEQLDLHRIALQVYPFNPRARHVYEKAGFVAEGIEREVLRTGDGWSDAVTMAILNPAH; encoded by the coding sequence GTGACCGGCGACTTCTCGATCAAGCCCACCATCAGCGGCGACCTGGTCGTGCTGCGGCCGTTCCAGGCCGGCGATTACCCGGCCATCGTGACCGCGCTGCAGGACCCGGAGGTGCTGCGGCTGACCGGCAGCAGCCCGTTCACCTGGGACGAGACCGGCCACGCCCGGCTGCGCGAATGGTATGCCACCCGCAACGACCAGACCGACCGGCTCGACCTTGCCATCACCGACAGAGCCACCGGGCAGTGGGTGGGCGAGGTGGTCCTGCACAAGGTCGACAAGCCGAACGCCAACTGTACGTTCCGCATGCTGATCGGCCCGTCCGGGCGGGACCGCGGCCTCGGCACCGAGTCGGTCCGGCTCCTGGTCCGGTACGCCTTCGAGCAGCTGGACCTGCACCGTATCGCCCTGCAGGTGTACCCGTTCAACCCGCGGGCGCGGCATGTCTACGAGAAGGCGGGCTTCGTGGCGGAAGGCATCGAGCGTGAGGTTCTCCGTACCGGGGACGGGTGGTCGGACGCGGTGACCATGGCGATCCTGAACCCGGCCCACTAG
- a CDS encoding helix-turn-helix transcriptional regulator, with protein sequence MTASDVDLVTLGQRLRHLRRSRNMTLDQLSAAVGRAPSQLSLIENGKREPRLSVLQAIAGALGVPMQDLLRPEAPSRRAGMEIELAHFQKAPGYAALDLPVVRGGRRLPADALEALIGLHRELARLLTEQSATPEVARRANQQLRERMRERDNYFADVEQAAATVLRSVRHATGPLSQRGILDIAAHLGFTLHYVPDLPGSTRSVTDLRNRRIYLPQVASNKGHDPRAVVLQTLGHFVLGHADPADYGDFLRQRVEANYFAAALLMPEKFAVPFLSEAKADRALAIDDFRDAFGVSYETAAHRFTNLATHHFGIPVHFVRVHESGTVYKAYENDNVRFPTDVTGAIEGQPVCRRWASRTIFQAPNPYSSFYQFTDTVNGTYWCTVHIESTRSGEFSVTVGTPYEHARWFRGGDTSRRTVSRCPDPACCRRPPAALVQAWEGQSWPSARVHSHLLAALPPGTFPGVDAQDVYEFLQRRSEA encoded by the coding sequence ATGACGGCTTCCGACGTCGACCTGGTGACCCTGGGCCAGCGCCTGCGGCATCTGCGCCGGTCCAGGAACATGACCCTCGACCAGCTCAGCGCCGCGGTCGGCCGGGCGCCGTCGCAGCTCTCGCTGATCGAGAACGGCAAACGCGAGCCCAGGCTCAGCGTGCTGCAGGCGATCGCGGGCGCCCTCGGCGTACCGATGCAGGACCTGCTGAGACCCGAGGCGCCGAGCCGGCGCGCCGGGATGGAGATCGAGCTGGCCCACTTCCAGAAGGCGCCCGGCTATGCGGCGCTGGACCTGCCGGTCGTGCGGGGCGGGCGGCGGCTCCCGGCGGACGCCCTCGAGGCGCTGATCGGGCTGCACCGCGAACTGGCGCGGCTGCTGACCGAGCAGAGCGCCACACCGGAAGTCGCGCGGCGGGCCAACCAGCAGTTGCGCGAACGGATGCGCGAACGCGACAACTATTTCGCCGACGTCGAGCAGGCAGCCGCGACAGTGCTGCGATCCGTGCGGCACGCGACCGGGCCGCTGTCCCAGCGCGGCATCCTCGACATCGCCGCCCACCTCGGTTTCACCCTGCACTACGTGCCGGACCTGCCGGGCTCCACCCGCTCGGTGACCGACCTGCGCAACCGGCGGATCTACCTGCCCCAGGTGGCCAGCAACAAGGGCCACGACCCGCGGGCGGTGGTGCTGCAGACGCTCGGGCATTTCGTGCTCGGGCACGCCGACCCGGCCGATTACGGCGACTTCCTGCGCCAGCGCGTCGAGGCCAACTACTTCGCCGCCGCCCTGCTGATGCCGGAGAAATTCGCGGTACCGTTCCTCAGCGAGGCCAAAGCCGACCGGGCGCTGGCCATCGACGACTTCCGCGACGCCTTCGGGGTCTCCTACGAAACGGCGGCGCACCGTTTCACCAACCTGGCGACCCACCATTTCGGCATCCCGGTGCACTTCGTCCGGGTGCACGAGAGCGGCACCGTCTACAAGGCCTACGAAAATGACAACGTCCGCTTCCCCACCGACGTGACCGGCGCGATCGAGGGCCAGCCGGTGTGCCGCCGCTGGGCGTCCCGCACCATTTTCCAGGCGCCGAACCCCTACAGTTCCTTCTACCAGTTCACCGATACGGTCAACGGCACCTACTGGTGCACCGTCCACATCGAATCGACGCGCTCCGGCGAGTTCTCGGTGACCGTCGGGACGCCGTACGAGCACGCCCGATGGTTCCGCGGCGGCGACACCTCCCGGCGCACCGTCTCCCGCTGCCCGGACCCCGCCTGCTGCCGCCGCCCGCCCGCGGCGCTCGTGCAAGCCTGGGAAGGCCAGTCCTGGCCCAGCGCCCGGGTCCACTCCCACCTGCTGGCCGCCCTGCCACCCGGCACCTTCCCCGGCGTCGACGCCCAGGACGTCTACGAATTCCTGCAACGCCGCTCGGAGGCCTGA
- the aceA gene encoding isocitrate lyase encodes MTDQLTEVRADDSTRSTAGDIVRAWAGDPRWLGVKRDYSAQDVVRLRGSLQERHTLAERGAQRLWELLHDEEYVNALGALTGGQAVQQVRAGLKAIYLSGWQVAADANLSGHTYPDQSLYPANSVPAVVRRINNALLRADQIDTAAGRSERDWFAPIVADAEAGFGGPLNAFELMKAMIAAGAAGVHWEDQLASEKKCGHLGGKVLVPTGQHIRTLNAARLAADVAGVPTLVIARTDALAADLLTTDVDERDRPFLTGDRTAEGFFRVRSGPAAAIARGVAYADYADLVWVETGTPDLAFAKSFAEAVHQVHPDKMLAYNCSPSFNWKRHLDDATIARFQKELGAMGYKFQFVTLAGFHALNHSMFELARGYAADGMSAYVKLQEAEFAAESDGYTATKHQAEVGTGYFDAVSTALNPDSSTTALTGSTEAEQF; translated from the coding sequence ATGACTGATCAGCTGACCGAAGTCAGGGCCGATGACAGCACGCGCAGCACCGCGGGTGACATTGTCCGGGCGTGGGCCGGCGATCCGCGGTGGCTCGGGGTCAAGCGGGACTACTCGGCGCAGGACGTCGTGCGGCTGCGCGGCAGTCTGCAGGAGCGGCACACCCTCGCCGAGCGCGGCGCCCAGCGGCTCTGGGAGCTGCTGCACGACGAGGAGTACGTCAACGCGCTGGGTGCGCTCACCGGCGGGCAGGCCGTGCAGCAGGTGCGCGCCGGGCTCAAGGCGATCTACCTGTCCGGCTGGCAGGTGGCCGCCGACGCCAACCTGTCCGGGCACACCTACCCCGACCAGTCGCTGTACCCGGCGAACTCGGTGCCAGCGGTGGTGCGCCGGATCAACAACGCGCTGCTGCGGGCCGACCAGATCGACACCGCGGCGGGCCGGTCCGAGCGCGACTGGTTCGCCCCGATCGTGGCCGACGCCGAGGCCGGGTTCGGCGGGCCGCTCAACGCCTTCGAGCTGATGAAAGCCATGATCGCCGCCGGTGCCGCCGGGGTGCACTGGGAGGACCAGCTGGCGTCCGAGAAGAAGTGCGGGCACCTGGGCGGCAAGGTGCTCGTGCCGACCGGGCAGCACATCCGCACGCTCAACGCGGCCCGGCTGGCCGCCGACGTGGCCGGCGTGCCGACCCTGGTCATCGCGCGCACCGACGCGCTGGCGGCGGACCTGCTCACCACCGACGTCGACGAGCGGGACCGGCCGTTCCTCACCGGTGACCGTACCGCCGAGGGGTTCTTCCGGGTCCGCAGCGGACCGGCGGCCGCGATCGCCCGCGGGGTGGCGTACGCGGATTATGCGGACCTGGTGTGGGTGGAGACCGGCACGCCGGACCTGGCTTTCGCGAAATCGTTCGCCGAGGCCGTCCACCAGGTGCACCCGGACAAGATGCTGGCCTACAACTGCTCGCCGTCGTTCAACTGGAAACGCCACCTCGACGACGCCACGATCGCGCGGTTCCAGAAGGAGCTCGGCGCGATGGGCTACAAGTTCCAGTTCGTCACGCTGGCCGGTTTCCACGCGCTCAACCACTCGATGTTCGAGCTCGCCCGCGGCTATGCCGCCGACGGCATGAGCGCGTACGTGAAATTGCAGGAGGCCGAGTTCGCGGCCGAGAGCGACGGCTACACCGCGACCAAGCACCAGGCCGAGGTCGGCACCGGGTATTTCGACGCGGTCTCCACCGCGCTCAACCCGGACAGCTCCACCACCGCCCTGACCGGCTCGACCGAAGCGGAGCAGTTCTGA
- a CDS encoding EAL domain-containing protein, whose protein sequence is MRDIHEVVDARAVTPVFQPLIELATGATVGYEALSRGPAGTRWESPMALFAAARAAGRDAELDWVCRAAAYRAALTAGFDVTLFVNMEPATWRAPCPPDLAPVVAHAEQRLRIVTEMTERAIAADPSALLAATAANRAAGLGVALDDVGSDPMSLALMPFVHPDVVKLDMGLLHSPEDPYTAHVVAAVAAYAEATGATVLAEGVETAEHERTARTMGASIGQGYRYGRPAPALHPALPWAPVIPPPAIVDGTPYEIISAHRPVVETTKAALMPVSRHLEALAGEGEVLLACFQDAHHFTAATAGRYTRIARTSPMVAALAVGLADEPAPGVRGAALHPSDPLRGEWNVLVVGPYHAAALVARDLGDAGPESDRRFAFAVTHNRDLVVTAARSLLSWVTPVPPRAVVATGRTMQRH, encoded by the coding sequence GTGCGCGACATTCACGAGGTTGTCGATGCCCGTGCGGTCACGCCGGTGTTCCAGCCCCTCATCGAGCTAGCCACCGGGGCGACCGTCGGCTACGAGGCGCTGAGCCGCGGCCCGGCCGGTACCCGGTGGGAGTCGCCGATGGCGTTGTTCGCGGCGGCCCGGGCGGCCGGTCGCGATGCCGAGCTGGACTGGGTGTGCCGCGCGGCGGCCTACCGGGCGGCGCTGACCGCCGGGTTCGACGTCACGCTGTTCGTCAACATGGAACCGGCCACCTGGCGCGCACCCTGCCCGCCCGACCTCGCGCCGGTCGTCGCCCACGCCGAGCAGCGGCTGCGCATCGTCACCGAGATGACCGAGCGCGCGATCGCCGCCGACCCGTCCGCGCTGCTCGCCGCGACCGCCGCCAACCGCGCCGCCGGGCTCGGTGTGGCCCTCGACGACGTGGGCTCCGACCCGATGTCGCTGGCCCTGATGCCGTTCGTGCACCCCGACGTGGTCAAGCTCGACATGGGCCTGCTGCACTCGCCCGAGGACCCCTACACCGCGCACGTGGTGGCCGCCGTCGCCGCCTATGCCGAGGCCACCGGGGCAACCGTGCTGGCCGAGGGCGTCGAGACCGCCGAGCACGAGCGCACGGCCCGGACCATGGGCGCCAGCATCGGGCAGGGCTACCGGTACGGCCGGCCGGCCCCCGCCCTGCACCCCGCCCTGCCCTGGGCCCCGGTGATCCCGCCGCCGGCAATCGTGGACGGGACCCCGTACGAGATCATCAGTGCCCACCGCCCGGTCGTCGAGACCACCAAGGCCGCGCTGATGCCGGTCAGCCGGCACCTGGAGGCCCTCGCCGGCGAGGGTGAGGTGCTGCTCGCCTGCTTCCAGGACGCCCACCACTTCACCGCCGCCACGGCCGGCCGCTACACCCGCATCGCCCGCACCAGCCCGATGGTCGCCGCCCTCGCCGTCGGCCTCGCCGACGAACCCGCCCCCGGCGTCCGCGGCGCCGCCCTGCACCCCAGCGACCCGCTGCGCGGCGAATGGAACGTCCTCGTCGTCGGCCCCTACCACGCGGCCGCCCTGGTCGCCCGGGACCTCGGCGACGCCGGCCCGGAAAGCGACCGGCGCTTCGCCTTCGCCGTCACCCACAACCGCGACCTGGTGGTGACGGCGGCCCGCTCGCTGCTGAGCTGGGTGACCCCGGTGCCGCCCCGGGCCGTGGTCGCCACGGGCCGGACCATGCAACGCCATTGA
- a CDS encoding acyl-CoA dehydrogenase family protein yields the protein METHEVVNQPPPLLGHDIAADSALLEAVTREGAGWAADDLHRLGKLGGQEEAQRWADEANRHEPRLRTHDRYGHRVDEVDFHPSWHRLMEVAVGEGLAAAPWADPRPGAHVARAAGLFTWGQVEAGHTCPVSMTYAVVPALRAGPELAATYEPLLTSRVYDPGLRTPATKRGLLAGMGMTEKQGGSDVRANTTVAAPQADGSYRLRGHKWFTSAPMCDLFLVLAQAPAGLSCFLVPRVLPDGTRNTFRIQRLKDKLGNRSNASSEPEFDDTVAWLVGEEGRGVRTIIGMVAMTRLDCVVGSASGMRAALVQALHHTRHRAAFGGPLIGKPLMRAVLADLALETEAATTLALRLAGAVDRGETAFSRLAVPLSKYWVCKRQPAVVGEALECLGGNGYVEESGLPRLYRDAPLNSIWEGSGNVQTLDVLRALRKDPDSLDAYRAELTAAAGADHRLDRAAAALFDLLTADDLEPQGRRIVERMAVTLQAALLVRHAPAAVADAFCAARLTPDNAGLTFGTLPHGLDTTAIIDRALPA from the coding sequence ATGGAGACTCACGAGGTCGTCAACCAGCCACCACCCCTGCTCGGCCACGACATCGCCGCGGACAGCGCGCTGCTCGAGGCCGTCACGCGCGAGGGCGCCGGGTGGGCGGCCGACGATCTGCACCGGCTGGGCAAGCTGGGCGGCCAGGAGGAGGCGCAGCGCTGGGCCGACGAGGCCAACCGGCACGAACCACGCCTGCGCACCCACGACCGCTACGGCCACCGTGTCGACGAGGTCGACTTCCACCCCTCCTGGCACCGGCTGATGGAGGTGGCGGTCGGCGAGGGCCTGGCCGCCGCGCCGTGGGCCGACCCCCGGCCGGGGGCGCATGTGGCCCGGGCGGCGGGCCTGTTCACCTGGGGCCAGGTCGAGGCCGGCCACACCTGCCCGGTCTCCATGACGTACGCCGTCGTGCCCGCCCTGCGCGCCGGCCCCGAGCTCGCCGCGACCTACGAGCCGCTGCTCACCAGCCGCGTCTACGACCCGGGCCTGCGCACCCCGGCCACCAAACGGGGCCTGCTCGCCGGCATGGGGATGACCGAGAAACAGGGCGGTTCCGACGTACGCGCGAACACCACGGTCGCCGCCCCGCAGGCCGACGGGAGCTACCGGTTGCGCGGCCACAAGTGGTTCACCAGCGCGCCGATGTGCGACCTGTTCCTGGTGCTGGCGCAGGCCCCGGCCGGGCTGTCCTGCTTCCTGGTGCCGCGGGTGCTGCCCGACGGCACCCGCAACACGTTCCGCATCCAGCGGCTCAAGGACAAGCTCGGCAACCGCAGCAACGCCAGCAGCGAGCCCGAGTTCGACGACACGGTGGCCTGGCTGGTCGGCGAGGAGGGCCGCGGCGTCCGCACCATCATCGGCATGGTCGCCATGACCCGCCTCGACTGCGTGGTCGGCTCGGCCTCGGGCATGCGCGCCGCCCTGGTGCAGGCGCTGCACCACACCCGGCACCGCGCGGCCTTCGGCGGCCCGCTGATCGGCAAGCCGCTGATGCGCGCCGTCCTGGCCGATCTCGCCCTCGAGACCGAGGCGGCGACCACCCTGGCCCTGCGCCTGGCCGGCGCGGTCGACCGCGGCGAGACCGCCTTCAGCCGCCTGGCCGTCCCGCTGAGCAAGTACTGGGTCTGCAAGCGCCAGCCCGCCGTGGTCGGCGAGGCCCTCGAATGCCTGGGTGGCAACGGCTACGTCGAGGAGTCCGGTCTCCCCCGCCTCTACCGCGACGCCCCGCTCAACTCCATCTGGGAGGGCTCCGGCAACGTCCAGACCCTCGACGTCCTGCGCGCCCTCCGCAAGGACCCCGACTCCCTCGACGCCTACCGGGCCGAGCTCACCGCGGCAGCCGGCGCCGACCACCGCCTCGACCGCGCCGCCGCCGCCCTGTTCGACCTGCTGACCGCCGACGACCTCGAACCGCAGGGCCGCCGCATCGTCGAACGCATGGCCGTGACCCTGCAAGCGGCCCTGCTGGTCCGGCACGCACCCGCGGCGGTGGCCGACGCCTTCTGCGCCGCCCGCCTCACCCCGGACAACGCCGGCCTGACCTTCGGCACCCTCCCCCACGGCCTCGACACCACCGCCATCATCGACCGGGCCCTGCCCGCCTGA
- a CDS encoding M4 family metallopeptidase, giving the protein MSRSHFVAALGTAAVVTAAMTAGPAHAAPSAPPSGPQLAASKASSLVAARPAYLHAGPNEAFQQQRVISSAGLQAVPYERTYKGLKVTGGDFVVLTDAAGQVLYTSVAQSSPLGELSTTPKLTSAAASAVAEKQLTSVTGNEGTSLVVFAEEGKAAKLAWQTTVVGTGAEGPSRLTVDVDATSGAVLRTEQHVTDVTGSGTGWINGSVSLDTTQSGSTYTMKDPNTTNLSCQDASTRATFSGPDNVWGNGTGTSKETGCVDALYVAEKQKAMLSSWLGRNGQNGSGGAWPLRVGLNDQNAYYDGTQVQIGKNTAGKWISSADVVGHELGHGIDDTTPGGISKSGTQEFVADTFGAATEAFANNPNDPPDYQVGEEVNLVGSGPIRYMYNPSLAGDSNCYSSSTPGSEVHAAAGPGNHWFYLLAQGTSGNGQPASTTCNSTTVTGVGIQTAIKVMYNAMLLKTSSSSYLKYRVWTLTAAKALTPGNCTTFNAVKAAWNGVSVPAQSGEPTC; this is encoded by the coding sequence ATGTCCCGATCCCACTTCGTCGCCGCGCTGGGGACCGCAGCCGTGGTCACCGCCGCGATGACTGCCGGACCGGCGCACGCCGCACCGTCGGCGCCGCCCAGCGGACCGCAGCTCGCCGCCAGCAAGGCGTCATCACTGGTCGCGGCGCGTCCCGCGTACCTGCACGCCGGGCCCAACGAGGCGTTCCAGCAGCAACGGGTGATCTCCTCGGCGGGGCTGCAGGCCGTGCCGTACGAGCGTACGTACAAGGGCCTGAAGGTGACGGGCGGCGACTTCGTCGTGCTGACCGACGCCGCCGGGCAGGTGCTCTACACCTCGGTGGCGCAGAGCTCGCCGCTCGGTGAGCTGTCCACCACGCCCAAGCTGACCAGCGCGGCCGCCTCGGCCGTCGCCGAGAAGCAGCTGACCAGCGTGACCGGCAACGAGGGCACCAGCCTCGTGGTCTTCGCCGAGGAGGGCAAGGCGGCCAAGCTTGCCTGGCAGACCACGGTCGTGGGCACCGGGGCCGAGGGGCCGAGCCGGTTGACCGTGGACGTCGACGCGACGTCCGGCGCGGTCCTCCGTACCGAACAGCACGTCACCGACGTGACCGGCAGCGGGACCGGCTGGATCAACGGCTCGGTCAGCCTCGACACCACCCAGTCGGGCTCGACGTACACCATGAAGGACCCGAACACCACCAACCTGAGCTGCCAGGACGCCTCGACCCGGGCGACCTTCTCCGGTCCGGACAACGTGTGGGGCAACGGCACCGGCACCAGCAAGGAAACCGGTTGTGTCGACGCCCTCTACGTCGCCGAGAAGCAGAAGGCGATGCTGAGCTCGTGGCTGGGCCGCAACGGGCAGAACGGCAGCGGTGGCGCGTGGCCGCTGCGGGTCGGCCTGAACGACCAGAACGCCTACTACGACGGCACCCAGGTGCAGATCGGCAAGAACACCGCGGGCAAGTGGATCTCGTCGGCTGACGTCGTGGGTCACGAGCTGGGCCACGGCATCGACGACACCACGCCGGGCGGCATCTCCAAGAGCGGCACCCAGGAGTTCGTGGCCGACACGTTCGGCGCGGCCACCGAGGCGTTCGCCAACAACCCGAACGACCCGCCGGACTACCAGGTCGGCGAGGAAGTGAACCTGGTCGGCAGCGGCCCGATCCGGTACATGTACAACCCGTCGCTGGCCGGGGACTCGAACTGCTACTCCAGCAGCACCCCGGGCTCCGAGGTGCACGCGGCGGCCGGCCCGGGCAACCACTGGTTCTACCTGCTCGCCCAGGGCACCAGCGGCAACGGCCAGCCCGCCAGCACCACGTGCAACAGCACGACGGTCACCGGCGTCGGCATCCAGACCGCCATCAAGGTCATGTACAACGCCATGCTGCTCAAGACGTCCAGCTCGTCGTACCTGAAGTACCGCGTCTGGACGCTCACCGCGGCCAAGGCGCTCACCCCGGGCAACTGCACGACCTTCAACGCGGTCAAGGCCGCGTGGAACGGCGTCAGCGTCCCGGCGCAGTCCGGCGAACCCACCTGCTGA
- a CDS encoding Hsp70 family protein has product MTVRYDMGVDLGTTWTAAAVRAGGRAEVVRLGERRAEIPSLVFAAPDGAVLTGDAAGRRGLADPGRLAREVKRRFGDPAPVLAGGVSLTAAALTARLLRDVVGTVTEQRGGPAREVVVTHPAHWGPYQKDLLEQTIRRADVGPARLRTEAEAAAAHWAAGREVAPGATIAVYGLGGGTFDAAVLRRTTDGFTLLGEPVGIDQLGGADFDAAVFGYVMEALGDAALRLDSADPEVRAALVRLRRDCTEAKEALSYDTEATIPVAVPGVHTRVRIKRSEFEFLIEPSLQDTVAAMRRAVRAAGVAERDLQAVLLTGGSARIPLVGTLLGEAFGGPVELDPQPELSVALGAVTDLAAHSVTAAAPPEPRATAAPQRTATAAHEPTATAAHEPTATAAHAPAAAHEPTATATAAHEPMAAHEPKGAARAPAADHEPTTVPEPVLAPAVDPWATAGVTVAYAPPPEPVDFTLVPAVQATATDPAPAAAAETVAAAETVAAADPVPASGPDPAWALGSGSASAPPPGGSALPPGPWAGRGSVTASGPGAGSVVRRNGRLVALVSALTVAVLAGTAATIVLLSRDDRKPGRAAAGPAASTAPTVPADTMLVRVDTGTRSDIALLTPGAAGRKPISSTGGDVLPEWSHDRSRLALTRKTPGGNEIWVMNADGTRQERVLGGVSGGRVAWSADDTKLAFVKPVSGTAQLFVITIGQPVPRQLTRSDDAKDDPFWSPDGSQIAYWAERAGQRDLFALSVAEPVEPGRRITGGSAGPAVDPSWSPDGKLIAYTKVTGPGVADIWIVRADGTGAHALTTDPAREMDPTWSPDGSWLAFTRGPLDQPRVVAITADGTREQPITTGTAREGHPCWS; this is encoded by the coding sequence GTGACTGTCCGGTACGACATGGGGGTCGATCTCGGCACCACCTGGACCGCTGCCGCGGTGCGGGCCGGTGGCCGGGCCGAGGTGGTGCGGCTGGGCGAACGGCGGGCCGAGATCCCGTCGCTGGTGTTCGCCGCTCCCGACGGCGCGGTGCTGACCGGGGACGCGGCGGGCCGGCGGGGCCTGGCCGATCCGGGGCGGCTGGCCCGCGAGGTCAAGCGCCGGTTCGGCGACCCGGCGCCGGTGCTGGCCGGCGGGGTGTCACTGACCGCGGCGGCGCTGACCGCCCGGCTGTTGCGCGACGTCGTCGGCACGGTCACCGAGCAGCGCGGCGGGCCGGCCCGCGAGGTCGTGGTGACCCATCCGGCGCACTGGGGTCCGTACCAGAAGGACCTGCTGGAGCAGACGATCCGCCGGGCCGACGTCGGGCCGGCCCGGTTGCGCACCGAGGCCGAGGCGGCGGCGGCGCACTGGGCGGCGGGCCGGGAGGTAGCTCCGGGTGCCACGATCGCGGTGTACGGGCTGGGTGGCGGCACGTTCGACGCGGCGGTGCTGCGCCGCACGACGGACGGCTTCACGCTGCTCGGCGAGCCGGTGGGCATCGACCAGCTCGGCGGCGCGGACTTCGACGCGGCGGTGTTCGGCTACGTGATGGAGGCGCTCGGCGACGCGGCGCTGCGGCTCGACTCCGCCGACCCGGAGGTGCGGGCGGCACTGGTCCGGCTGCGCCGCGATTGCACCGAGGCCAAGGAGGCACTGTCGTACGACACCGAGGCGACGATCCCGGTGGCGGTGCCGGGCGTGCACACCCGGGTCCGGATCAAGCGCTCGGAGTTCGAGTTCCTGATCGAGCCGTCGCTGCAGGACACGGTCGCGGCGATGCGGCGGGCGGTCCGCGCGGCCGGGGTGGCCGAGCGGGATCTGCAGGCGGTGCTGCTGACCGGCGGCTCGGCCCGGATCCCGCTGGTGGGGACGCTGCTCGGCGAGGCGTTCGGCGGCCCGGTGGAGCTGGACCCGCAGCCGGAGCTCAGCGTCGCCCTCGGCGCTGTGACGGACCTCGCGGCACACTCCGTGACCGCCGCCGCGCCACCGGAACCCAGAGCAACGGCCGCGCCGCAACGCACGGCCACGGCGGCGCACGAACCGACGGCCACGGCCGCGCACGAACCGACGGCCACGGCCGCGCACGCACCGGCGGCCGCGCACGAACCGACGGCGACGGCCACGGCGGCGCACGAGCCCATGGCGGCGCACGAACCGAAGGGCGCGGCGCGGGCGCCGGCGGCGGATCATGAGCCGACTACCGTGCCGGAGCCGGTGCTCGCCCCCGCGGTCGATCCGTGGGCGACCGCGGGTGTCACCGTCGCCTACGCGCCGCCGCCCGAACCGGTGGACTTCACGCTCGTCCCGGCGGTCCAGGCCACAGCGACAGACCCGGCGCCGGCTGCGGCCGCAGAAACGGTCGCGGCCGCAGAAACGGTCGCGGCCGCAGACCCGGTGCCGGCCTCGGGGCCGGATCCGGCGTGGGCCCTGGGATCAGGTTCGGCATCGGCTCCACCGCCGGGCGGGTCGGCTCTACCGCCAGGCCCGTGGGCGGGGCGCGGTTCGGTGACGGCGTCGGGTCCCGGGGCGGGTTCGGTTGTGCGGCGCAACGGGCGGCTGGTAGCGCTGGTGTCCGCGTTGACCGTCGCAGTGCTCGCCGGCACAGCCGCCACCATCGTGCTGCTCAGCCGGGACGACCGAAAGCCCGGCCGGGCCGCCGCAGGCCCGGCCGCGTCGACTGCGCCGACGGTCCCCGCCGACACCATGCTGGTGCGCGTCGACACCGGCACCCGCTCCGACATCGCCCTGCTCACCCCGGGCGCCGCCGGTCGCAAGCCGATCTCCAGCACCGGTGGCGACGTACTGCCCGAATGGTCGCACGACCGCAGCCGGCTGGCGCTCACCCGCAAGACGCCCGGCGGCAACGAGATCTGGGTGATGAACGCCGACGGCACCCGGCAGGAGCGGGTGCTCGGCGGGGTCAGCGGCGGCCGGGTCGCCTGGTCGGCCGACGACACCAAGCTGGCGTTCGTCAAGCCGGTGTCCGGTACGGCGCAGCTGTTCGTCATCACGATCGGCCAGCCGGTGCCCCGGCAGCTGACCCGCTCGGACGACGCGAAGGACGACCCGTTCTGGTCCCCGGACGGCAGCCAGATCGCCTACTGGGCGGAGCGTGCCGGGCAGCGCGACCTGTTCGCCCTGTCGGTGGCCGAGCCGGTGGAGCCCGGACGCCGGATCACCGGCGGTTCTGCCGGCCCCGCGGTCGATCCGTCCTGGTCGCCGGACGGCAAGCTCATCGCGTACACCAAGGTCACCGGGCCGGGGGTCGCGGACATCTGGATCGTGCGGGCGGACGGCACGGGCGCGCACGCGCTCACCACCGACCCGGCGCGCGAGATGGACCCGACGTGGTCACCGGACGGCTCCTGGCTCGCCTTCACCCGCGGACCACTCGACCAGCCGCGCGTGGTGGCGATCACCGCCGACGGTACCCGCGAGCAGCCGATCACCACCGGCACCGCCCGCGAGGGACATCCGTGCTGGTCCTAG